One segment of Radiobacillus kanasensis DNA contains the following:
- a CDS encoding bile acid:sodium symporter family protein, with translation MLVRINHYIEKWMAIIAPLSVLIGVMLESWLAPLAMLVPWIFAFMTFTGSLGSTFESLKRAVLHPIPIILILGILHIVMPLWAWGMGSLAFRGDSFTITGLILGMIIPTGITSFIWVSMKRGHVALTLSIILIDTIISPFVVPFTLSLFVGESVEMNVWDMMKGLIGMIVVPSILGMILNHLTKGESKKVLSPILSPFSKLGLASVIMINSAVVAPYLVPFNAHLIKIAVVVFTIAFTGYLLSWLFARWLRQEDEVVIALTFTGGMRNISAGAVIAVAYFPYPVAVPVVIGMLFQQVLASIYGYIIEKRLLSKPVVQYEKEKTLKRD, from the coding sequence ATGCTTGTCAGAATAAATCATTATATAGAAAAGTGGATGGCCATCATTGCGCCATTAAGCGTATTAATAGGAGTGATGTTAGAGTCGTGGCTTGCTCCACTAGCGATGCTGGTACCGTGGATTTTTGCCTTTATGACTTTTACAGGTAGTTTGGGATCGACCTTCGAATCCTTAAAAAGGGCAGTGCTCCATCCAATTCCTATTATTCTCATTCTTGGAATCCTTCATATTGTTATGCCTTTATGGGCTTGGGGCATGGGTTCTCTAGCTTTCCGAGGGGATTCATTTACGATTACAGGATTAATCCTTGGGATGATCATTCCAACAGGGATTACGAGCTTTATTTGGGTGTCCATGAAACGGGGGCATGTTGCGCTGACGTTATCGATTATTTTAATAGATACAATCATATCTCCGTTTGTTGTCCCTTTTACGCTTTCATTGTTTGTAGGGGAATCCGTTGAGATGAATGTTTGGGACATGATGAAAGGATTAATAGGGATGATTGTAGTGCCATCTATCCTGGGGATGATTTTAAATCACCTTACCAAAGGGGAGTCTAAAAAGGTTCTTTCTCCCATCCTTTCTCCATTTTCAAAACTAGGGTTAGCTTCTGTTATTATGATTAACAGTGCAGTAGTGGCTCCATACCTCGTGCCGTTTAATGCGCACTTAATCAAAATTGCAGTCGTTGTCTTTACCATTGCCTTTACGGGATATCTCCTATCGTGGCTATTTGCTCGATGGTTGAGACAAGAGGACGAAGTAGTTATTGCACTTACGTTTACCGGTGGAATGAGAAATATTAGTGCCGGTGCGGTTATCGCGGTTGCTTATTTTCCGTATCCAGTAGCTGTCCCTGTAGTAATTGGCATGCTTTTTCAACAAGTGCTAGCCTCCATTTATGGGTACATCATTGAAAAAAGGTTACTGTCGAAACCGGTTGTACAATATGAAAAAGAAAAAACCTTAAAAAGGGATTGA
- a CDS encoding MerR family transcriptional regulator, translated as MMYQIKEVAELAGVSVRTLHYYDRIGLLKPDVVKDNGYRSYTEEDCARLQQILFFKELGFSLKDIQATIDRPDFDRRKALINHQKLLEEKKHRLDLLLQSVQKTIESLDGGMKMSVEEMFEPFDMKKIEEHQKKYAEETKQKYGETDAYKESARRAKQYTEDDWRQIKEQNDEIYRALILRIDREPGDSEVQDLIGRYRQSITDNFYECTPEIFRGLGELYVSDERFTKNIDQYKEGLAAFMSKAIRIYCDNLEVKED; from the coding sequence ATGATGTATCAAATCAAAGAGGTTGCTGAGCTCGCGGGCGTTAGTGTCAGGACGCTGCACTACTATGACCGGATTGGGCTTTTAAAGCCAGATGTCGTAAAAGATAATGGGTACCGATCCTATACAGAAGAAGATTGTGCACGTCTTCAACAAATTCTCTTTTTTAAAGAGTTGGGATTTTCATTAAAGGATATCCAAGCAACCATTGACCGGCCGGATTTTGATAGAAGGAAAGCATTGATTAACCACCAAAAGCTTTTAGAGGAAAAAAAGCATCGACTTGATCTACTACTGCAATCTGTTCAGAAGACGATCGAGTCGTTAGATGGAGGTATGAAAATGAGTGTAGAAGAAATGTTTGAGCCATTTGATATGAAAAAGATCGAAGAACATCAGAAGAAATATGCGGAAGAAACAAAACAAAAGTACGGGGAAACAGATGCTTACAAGGAGTCAGCAAGAAGAGCCAAGCAATATACGGAGGATGATTGGCGTCAAATCAAAGAGCAGAACGATGAAATATATCGGGCTTTAATTCTTCGTATCGATCGGGAACCAGGAGATTCTGAAGTACAGGACTTAATAGGGCGTTATCGACAATCCATTACGGATAACTTTTATGAGTGTACACCAGAAATATTCCGTGGTTTAGGGGAGTTATATGTTTCGGATGAGCGGTTTACTAAGAATATTGATCAATATAAAGAAGGGCTCGCTGCCTTTATGAGCAAGGCCATTCGTATTTATTGTGACAATCTAGAAGTCAAGGAAGATTAA
- a CDS encoding DUF1360 domain-containing protein yields MTWFGFVLLALASFRFTHLLVYDQITKRLRDPFIEEEEEELSDGTVEVLIHTKGTGVRKFVGELLSCHWCTGIWSAAILYGLYVLLPGIATPIIMILAIAGLAAIIQTLLDK; encoded by the coding sequence ATGACATGGTTTGGGTTTGTTTTGTTAGCATTAGCAAGCTTTCGATTTACACATCTACTTGTATATGATCAAATAACAAAAAGATTGCGAGATCCTTTTATAGAGGAAGAGGAAGAAGAGCTTTCGGATGGAACAGTTGAAGTCCTGATTCATACGAAAGGAACGGGAGTCCGGAAGTTTGTAGGAGAATTGCTTAGCTGTCATTGGTGCACAGGTATATGGTCCGCTGCTATATTGTATGGTTTGTATGTCTTATTGCCTGGGATTGCAACTCCAATAATTATGATCTTAGCAATTGCTGGACTGGCTGCTATCATTCAAACATTACTAGATAAATGA
- a CDS encoding lysozyme family protein, protein MKKRRGTRITRRKLLIGFIGMLFGLYAVAYLAANYEGSPPESPYSLSAQVLEYESEVEAELKKAGLENYTAVVLALMMQESGGRGTDPMQASESYCGEVGCIKDPNISIEKGVEYFGRVLTAADYDVKLALQSYNFGRGFIDFVQQNGDGYTQDLAIQFSQQKYKELSHTGKYSCIREEAEKYEACYGDILYVDAVLNYYEEALKHTKDTKVVAFQSS, encoded by the coding sequence TTGAAGAAGAGACGAGGTACACGCATAACTAGGAGAAAGCTTCTTATTGGGTTTATCGGTATGCTGTTTGGCCTTTATGCAGTAGCTTATCTTGCGGCGAATTATGAGGGAAGTCCACCAGAGTCGCCTTATTCGTTATCTGCTCAAGTCCTTGAATATGAATCCGAAGTAGAGGCAGAACTGAAAAAAGCTGGCTTGGAAAATTATACAGCTGTTGTATTAGCCTTAATGATGCAGGAAAGTGGAGGACGCGGTACAGATCCAATGCAAGCTTCGGAGAGCTACTGCGGAGAAGTCGGTTGTATTAAAGATCCGAATATATCTATTGAAAAAGGAGTCGAGTATTTTGGACGAGTCCTTACCGCAGCAGATTATGATGTGAAATTAGCCTTGCAATCTTATAACTTCGGACGTGGGTTTATTGATTTTGTCCAACAAAATGGTGATGGATATACCCAGGATTTAGCTATTCAATTCTCGCAACAAAAATATAAAGAGCTTTCTCATACAGGAAAATATAGCTGTATTCGAGAGGAAGCGGAGAAATATGAAGCTTGTTATGGAGATATCCTGTATGTGGACGCTGTGTTGAACTATTACGAAGAGGCGCTAAAGCATACGAAGGATACAAAGGTAGTCGCGTTTCAATCAAGTTAG
- a CDS encoding MFS transporter, translating to MTEQREPIWTKSFISIAVTQFIVFVAFYTLLTTLPIYVIDNLGKTEAEGGLVVTTILVAAILVRPFSGKILEWIGKKKGLFLSMTAFALVLFLYIWIDQFVPLLILRFIHGLSFGILTTATGAIAADVIPMQRRGEGLGYFAMSMNIAVVVGPFIGLTLLQWIDFRTLFIFLSVFTLLGIWFAGIVSVPEDLEEVETPKKGFTIHDLFEIKAIPIAVISSLVALSYSSVLSFISVYAKSLGLTTAAGYFFLVFAIVMIASRPFLGKLFDSRGPSWVILPCLAVFAIGLYLLSFTDSALLLLLAAGIIGLGYGSLLPSFQTMAVQAAHPKRSSHSTATFYTLYDSGIALGSFSLGLIVTQFGYEKLYLICAGIVVVIIGLFAAFQQRQRKTENVVDTTG from the coding sequence ATGACGGAACAACGAGAACCTATTTGGACAAAAAGCTTTATTAGTATTGCGGTAACACAATTTATCGTGTTTGTAGCCTTTTATACATTACTCACGACATTGCCGATTTATGTGATTGATAACCTTGGGAAAACAGAAGCGGAAGGTGGACTAGTTGTTACGACGATTCTAGTTGCAGCAATCCTCGTTCGTCCTTTTTCCGGAAAGATTTTAGAGTGGATAGGAAAGAAAAAAGGATTGTTTCTCTCCATGACTGCATTTGCTCTTGTCCTGTTTTTATATATATGGATTGACCAGTTCGTACCTTTATTGATCCTTAGATTTATACACGGTCTTTCCTTCGGCATTTTGACGACAGCAACTGGTGCTATTGCCGCAGATGTGATCCCGATGCAACGAAGAGGGGAAGGATTAGGATACTTTGCCATGTCGATGAATATTGCTGTAGTGGTGGGGCCGTTTATTGGATTAACGCTCTTGCAATGGATAGACTTTCGAACACTATTTATCTTTTTAAGTGTATTTACACTTCTGGGAATATGGTTTGCTGGCATCGTCTCTGTACCAGAGGATTTAGAAGAAGTGGAAACGCCGAAAAAAGGATTTACGATTCATGATTTATTTGAAATAAAAGCAATACCAATTGCGGTTATTAGTAGTTTAGTTGCATTGTCTTATTCTAGCGTTCTTTCCTTTATTTCGGTTTATGCCAAGTCACTTGGGCTTACAACCGCAGCTGGGTATTTCTTTTTAGTGTTTGCGATAGTGATGATTGCTTCCAGACCATTTTTAGGAAAATTATTCGATTCAAGAGGACCTTCCTGGGTCATTCTTCCATGTCTAGCTGTATTTGCAATTGGATTATACCTATTAAGTTTCACTGATTCAGCACTACTTCTCTTGTTAGCCGCTGGAATCATTGGACTAGGTTACGGCTCATTATTGCCGAGCTTCCAGACTATGGCGGTTCAAGCGGCCCACCCTAAAAGAAGCAGTCACTCTACAGCTACCTTTTACACGTTATATGATTCTGGGATTGCATTAGGCTCGTTTTCACTAGGCTTAATCGTGACACAATTTGGGTATGAAAAGCTGTACCTAATCTGTGCTGGTATTGTTGTGGTTATTATTGGTTTGTTTGCTGCCTTTCAACAGCGACAAAGAAAAACAGAAAATGTCGTAGATACAACTGGTTAA
- a CDS encoding nucleoside hydrolase produces MTKKVYFNHDAGVDDLVSLFLLTQMKDIEVTGVSVIPADGYLEPGVSASRKIIDRFSDYSIEVAPSNSRGANPFPKDWRMHTFYVDALPILNESGKMEAPLSEEYAHTHMIQTIRKTEGKTTLLFTGPLTDLARALDEAPDIEDKIEKLVWMGGTFQEVGNVEEPEHDGTAEWNAFWDPEAVQRVWASGLDIEMVALESTQQVPLTLDVRNHWASLRKHEGVDFLGQCYAAVPPLVHVETNSTYFLWDVLTTASIGKPELVSSKTVKSTVLTEAPQQGRTVLSENGREVRVVYHVEAKDFFDYMTGLAQQVK; encoded by the coding sequence ATGACAAAAAAAGTCTATTTTAACCATGACGCAGGTGTGGATGACCTCGTGTCCTTATTTTTATTAACACAGATGAAAGATATCGAAGTAACTGGTGTTTCCGTTATACCAGCGGATGGATATTTAGAGCCAGGAGTATCTGCTAGTAGAAAAATTATTGATCGATTTAGTGACTATTCCATTGAAGTGGCTCCGTCCAATTCAAGAGGGGCGAATCCATTTCCGAAAGATTGGAGAATGCATACATTCTATGTCGATGCTTTGCCGATTCTGAATGAAAGTGGAAAGATGGAAGCACCTTTAAGTGAAGAGTATGCGCACACGCATATGATTCAGACCATCCGCAAGACGGAAGGTAAAACGACCTTGCTATTCACTGGGCCATTAACGGATTTAGCTAGGGCTTTGGATGAGGCACCAGATATTGAGGACAAGATTGAGAAGCTAGTCTGGATGGGTGGAACTTTCCAAGAAGTCGGAAATGTCGAAGAACCAGAGCATGATGGTACAGCGGAATGGAATGCCTTCTGGGATCCAGAAGCAGTACAACGTGTATGGGCTAGTGGGTTAGACATTGAAATGGTTGCTTTGGAAAGCACGCAGCAGGTTCCGTTAACATTAGATGTTCGGAATCACTGGGCATCCCTTCGCAAGCATGAAGGAGTAGATTTCCTGGGGCAATGCTACGCAGCTGTCCCACCTCTCGTTCATGTAGAGACAAACTCCACGTATTTCCTCTGGGACGTACTAACAACGGCCTCGATCGGAAAACCGGAACTTGTTTCCTCGAAAACAGTAAAAAGCACAGTTCTTACGGAAGCGCCGCAGCAAGGTAGAACAGTGTTGTCCGAAAACGGCAGGGAAGTTCGTGTTGTGTATCATGTCGAAGCAAAGGACTTTTTTGATTATATGACGGGATTAGCCCAACAAGTTAAATAA
- a CDS encoding nucleoside hydrolase, producing MKRVIIDTDTAGDDTIAILTALHHFEVEGIMITGGNVQFDQQVENALYTIEVAGKSGQVPVYKGFEKPIMQTGETEHRTVEDVHGSDGMGNSFFAKAVQRPEEGHAIDFLIETVHNNPGEINLLAIAPLTNIALAIKKDPTIVPEIAHLYIMGGTNNALGNITPAAEYNFFVDPEAARIVLNAGIPITMVGWEMCTKYSLMFDSDHEEISQIETKGAQFFQDVNKVVKEFNKKVHRLDGTTHPDVLLMAIAADESIMLESNSYYVDVETSGEFTRGYSIVDINGRLEKPANVRVCEKVDRKKFKDILFSVLVAIQ from the coding sequence ATGAAACGAGTAATTATTGATACAGATACTGCAGGAGACGACACAATTGCTATTTTAACAGCGTTACATCACTTCGAGGTTGAAGGCATTATGATTACAGGTGGAAATGTCCAATTTGATCAGCAAGTGGAAAATGCACTTTATACGATTGAAGTGGCTGGGAAAAGTGGACAAGTTCCCGTCTATAAAGGGTTTGAAAAGCCGATTATGCAGACGGGGGAGACGGAGCATCGTACGGTAGAGGACGTTCATGGAAGCGATGGAATGGGAAATAGCTTCTTTGCTAAAGCGGTCCAACGGCCTGAGGAAGGTCATGCTATTGACTTTCTTATTGAAACAGTACATAACAATCCGGGAGAGATTAACTTACTTGCGATTGCACCTTTAACAAATATTGCATTAGCGATCAAAAAAGACCCAACAATTGTTCCGGAGATAGCTCATTTGTATATTATGGGGGGGACGAACAATGCGCTAGGGAATATTACTCCTGCGGCGGAATATAATTTCTTCGTTGACCCTGAAGCGGCACGTATCGTGTTGAATGCAGGCATCCCGATTACGATGGTAGGCTGGGAAATGTGTACGAAGTATTCCCTCATGTTCGATTCCGATCATGAGGAAATCTCGCAAATAGAAACGAAAGGTGCTCAATTCTTTCAAGATGTAAATAAAGTCGTCAAAGAATTTAATAAAAAAGTTCACCGTTTGGATGGGACGACACACCCTGATGTACTCCTTATGGCAATAGCAGCAGATGAATCGATTATGTTGGAGTCGAATTCTTATTATGTGGATGTCGAAACTTCAGGTGAATTTACTCGTGGATATAGTATTGTGGACATAAATGGAAGGTTAGAGAAACCAGCCAACGTTCGCGTATGTGAAAAGGTTGATCGGAAAAAGTTTAAAGATATTCTGTTTTCTGTCTTAGTGGCTATTCAATAA
- the ltaE gene encoding low-specificity L-threonine aldolase codes for MIDFRSDTVTLPSEKMRKAAYEAEVGDDVYGEDPSVNKLEEKAAEVLGKEASLFVTSGTQGNQIAALTHCRPGQEIILEANAHIFLYEGAAISAFAGVQPRTIEGNRGAMDPKLVEESIRAEDVHFPETGMICLENTHNKAGGAIVLVENMRAIYAVAQKHNTPVHLDGARLFNAAVASGRDVKEFAQYTDTVQFCLSKGLGAPVGSIIAGSTDFIQQARKWRKRLGGGLRQAGIIAAPGLLALEGNVERLEEDHFHAKQLANGLSQIDGLEVVNQVETNIIMVQITKENGSTEQLLDAMKQHGVLAGGMGSDCIRFVTNLDISKVDIEHALSIIQKII; via the coding sequence ATGATTGATTTTCGAAGTGATACAGTAACATTACCGTCTGAAAAGATGCGGAAGGCAGCTTATGAAGCTGAGGTGGGCGATGATGTGTATGGCGAGGATCCATCCGTCAACAAACTGGAAGAAAAAGCGGCTGAAGTGCTAGGAAAAGAAGCATCATTATTTGTGACGAGTGGTACACAAGGAAATCAAATTGCAGCCTTAACCCATTGTCGTCCAGGTCAAGAAATTATCCTAGAAGCCAATGCCCACATTTTCTTATATGAAGGTGCAGCTATCTCGGCCTTTGCTGGTGTTCAACCGCGAACAATCGAAGGAAATAGAGGGGCAATGGATCCTAAATTAGTAGAAGAAAGTATTCGGGCGGAGGATGTACATTTCCCGGAAACTGGAATGATTTGTCTAGAGAACACCCATAACAAGGCAGGAGGAGCCATTGTACTGGTGGAAAATATGCGAGCCATATACGCGGTCGCGCAAAAGCACAACACTCCTGTTCACTTAGACGGTGCTCGCCTATTTAATGCAGCAGTAGCGAGTGGTCGAGATGTGAAGGAGTTTGCTCAGTACACAGATACGGTTCAATTTTGCCTTTCTAAAGGACTAGGTGCTCCAGTTGGATCGATTATTGCTGGTTCAACCGATTTTATCCAGCAGGCAAGAAAGTGGAGAAAGCGACTAGGTGGAGGCTTGAGACAAGCAGGAATCATTGCTGCACCTGGACTTCTTGCTCTGGAGGGAAATGTGGAGCGCTTAGAAGAAGACCATTTCCATGCTAAACAATTAGCGAATGGATTATCGCAAATTGATGGATTAGAAGTAGTGAACCAAGTGGAAACGAACATCATAATGGTCCAAATCACGAAAGAAAATGGTTCCACGGAACAGTTATTAGATGCGATGAAACAACACGGTGTTTTAGCTGGAGGAATGGGTTCAGATTGTATTAGATTCGTTACCAATTTAGATATTTCCAAGGTTGATATTGAACATGCTTTAAGTATCATTCAGAAAATTATATGA
- a CDS encoding GNAT family N-acetyltransferase yields the protein MIHTKRLTLIPFTKELITATIMGKSELEALLEVKVSAEWPNPDYEEILPFIEEQLTNNPEFSKWSYLIVHNQTQMIVGEIGCKGSPDENGSVEIGYGVVPFYQKKGIASEAVSGFVNWLRTEPKVGKILAECLPENIGSIRVLEKSGFVRIKTGPDMIYWEQ from the coding sequence TTGATTCATACAAAAAGATTAACGTTAATCCCTTTTACAAAAGAATTGATAACAGCCACAATTATGGGAAAATCCGAATTAGAAGCATTACTAGAGGTAAAGGTTTCGGCAGAATGGCCAAATCCTGATTATGAAGAAATATTACCGTTTATCGAAGAACAGCTTACAAACAATCCTGAATTTAGTAAGTGGAGCTATTTAATCGTCCACAATCAAACTCAAATGATCGTCGGAGAGATTGGATGTAAAGGTAGTCCTGATGAAAACGGATCTGTAGAAATTGGGTATGGCGTTGTCCCTTTCTATCAGAAAAAAGGAATTGCTAGTGAGGCCGTTTCTGGATTTGTAAACTGGTTACGTACAGAGCCTAAGGTGGGAAAAATTCTAGCGGAATGCTTACCAGAGAATATAGGTTCCATTCGTGTCCTAGAGAAATCAGGATTTGTCCGAATCAAGACTGGACCAGATATGATTTACTGGGAGCAATGA
- a CDS encoding pyridoxamine 5'-phosphate oxidase family protein, with the protein MNKQQLEEKVQQILDKNQIGTLASIKDNKPFSRYMTFFHEEGFHLYSATDKDTHKVEDLQENDQVHILIGYENKGLNDTYLEIEGKAKVKDSNDVKQMVWNDDLEPWFEGPDDPNYVVLDITPSEIRLMNDADHQPHRLEL; encoded by the coding sequence GTGAACAAACAACAATTAGAAGAAAAAGTACAGCAGATATTGGACAAGAATCAAATAGGAACGCTAGCTAGCATTAAGGATAACAAACCATTTTCGCGTTATATGACTTTTTTTCATGAAGAAGGCTTCCACTTATATTCAGCAACGGACAAAGATACACACAAGGTAGAAGATTTACAAGAAAACGACCAAGTTCATATCCTAATCGGATATGAGAATAAAGGGTTGAATGATACGTATTTAGAAATCGAAGGAAAAGCCAAAGTGAAAGATTCAAATGACGTAAAACAGATGGTATGGAACGATGATTTAGAGCCTTGGTTTGAAGGGCCAGATGACCCGAATTACGTCGTTTTAGATATTACCCCTTCTGAAATTAGGTTGATGAATGATGCCGACCATCAGCCACATAGATTGGAACTTTAA
- the ytzI gene encoding YtzI protein, with product MKILIISVICVIVVILVLGLTLMTISKGYGYKHKVDPLPAGKEDDQNSRSNRDS from the coding sequence TTGAAGATCTTGATTATAAGTGTAATATGTGTGATTGTCGTCATCCTTGTATTAGGATTAACGCTTATGACGATTTCAAAGGGATACGGGTATAAGCATAAGGTTGACCCTTTGCCAGCAGGAAAGGAAGATGATCAGAATTCCCGTTCTAATCGCGATTCCTGA
- a CDS encoding iron-containing alcohol dehydrogenase, protein MQNFTYYNPTKLIFGKGQVEQLKNEVPQYGKKVLLVYGGGSIKRNGLYDQVLSLLSDINTEVHELSGVEPNPRISTVRKGVEICKKEGIEFLLAVGGGSTIDCTKAIAAGATFDGDFWDVVTKKASVTDSLPFGTILTLAATGSEMNAGSVITNWETNEKHGWGSPYSYPKFSILDPVNTYSVPRNQTVYGIVDMMSHALEHYFHHETNTLLQDRMVEGILKTVIETAPKLLDDLESYEHRATILYNGTMALNGMVNMGYNGDWASHNLEHAVSAVHDIPHGGGLAILFPNWMEYVLDENVGRFKQLAVRVFDVDDSGKDDREVALEGIQKLREFWNSIGAPSRLAYYDITEDTIEEMAEKTVIARPEFGNFKKLTKQDSVTIYKKSL, encoded by the coding sequence GAAGTTAATATTCGGAAAAGGACAAGTAGAACAGCTTAAGAATGAGGTGCCACAGTACGGAAAAAAAGTATTACTCGTATATGGTGGAGGTAGCATTAAACGAAATGGCTTGTACGATCAAGTCCTTTCCCTTCTATCTGATATAAACACCGAAGTACACGAGCTTTCGGGTGTGGAACCAAACCCTCGAATCTCAACTGTTCGAAAAGGAGTAGAAATTTGTAAAAAGGAAGGCATTGAATTCCTTTTAGCGGTTGGTGGTGGTAGTACGATTGATTGTACAAAGGCTATTGCAGCTGGAGCAACCTTTGATGGAGACTTCTGGGATGTTGTAACGAAGAAAGCATCCGTTACCGATTCACTTCCATTTGGAACAATTTTAACGTTGGCCGCAACCGGATCTGAAATGAATGCTGGCTCTGTCATTACGAATTGGGAAACGAATGAAAAGCATGGATGGGGAAGCCCTTATAGCTATCCGAAGTTTTCTATTCTTGATCCTGTAAACACTTATTCCGTTCCAAGGAATCAAACCGTTTATGGAATCGTGGATATGATGTCACATGCACTCGAGCACTATTTTCACCATGAGACAAACACATTATTGCAGGATCGGATGGTAGAAGGGATCTTAAAGACTGTCATCGAAACCGCACCGAAACTCTTAGATGATTTAGAAAGCTACGAGCATCGTGCTACGATTTTATACAACGGAACGATGGCATTAAATGGTATGGTGAACATGGGCTACAACGGAGATTGGGCTTCTCACAATCTCGAGCACGCCGTGTCCGCTGTTCACGACATTCCACATGGCGGTGGACTTGCGATTCTTTTCCCGAACTGGATGGAATACGTGCTTGATGAGAATGTTGGCCGCTTTAAACAGTTAGCTGTACGTGTGTTTGATGTAGATGATTCGGGTAAAGATGACCGAGAAGTAGCATTGGAAGGAATTCAAAAGCTACGAGAATTTTGGAACAGTATTGGTGCCCCATCTCGCTTAGCGTATTATGACATCACAGAAGATACTATAGAAGAAATGGCAGAGAAGACCGTCATTGCTCGTCCTGAGTTCGGAAACTTCAAAAAGCTGACAAAGCAAGATTCCGTTACTATTTACAAGAAAAGCTTGTAA